The Mycolicibacterium mageritense genome contains a region encoding:
- a CDS encoding DUF4129 domain-containing protein, whose product MPGIDKSAGRVAIVLVLVVVAATALRGYLPGAQRAARQPPANSTASLVAVVALSAVALAILAFAVVTRRPPTPSSAQYGPAALRGIGGELRTRWVLIAVGAVLAWLLAVVLIVRLGTPPGADRPVPAQSPPADRPGSPAPDTAPPEPPDPTGASDGTLRYLAVVTVVLMVILVVGFIVQVSRRQPTGLPTDSDAYEPAPVRRGPETLARAAELGLVEIGDASRDPRAAIIACYAAMERGLAHAPGAMPLASDTPSEVLARAVDHHAVSGAGATELVELFTEARFSPHVMTEAHRDSAVAALRQVLADLRSVP is encoded by the coding sequence ATGCCAGGAATCGACAAGTCGGCAGGGCGCGTGGCCATTGTGCTCGTGCTCGTGGTGGTGGCTGCGACGGCGCTGCGCGGTTACCTGCCCGGCGCGCAGCGGGCCGCCCGGCAGCCCCCGGCCAATTCGACCGCGAGTCTGGTGGCTGTCGTCGCATTGTCGGCGGTGGCCCTGGCCATCCTCGCGTTCGCCGTGGTCACACGCCGGCCACCCACCCCGAGCAGTGCCCAGTACGGTCCTGCGGCACTTCGCGGGATCGGCGGTGAACTGCGCACCAGGTGGGTGTTGATCGCTGTGGGCGCCGTGCTGGCGTGGCTGCTCGCGGTCGTGCTGATCGTGCGGTTGGGGACGCCTCCCGGCGCCGACCGGCCCGTGCCGGCGCAGTCGCCGCCCGCTGACCGGCCGGGTTCACCAGCGCCCGACACGGCTCCGCCGGAACCGCCCGATCCCACGGGCGCGAGCGACGGAACACTTCGCTACCTGGCCGTGGTCACCGTGGTGCTCATGGTCATCCTCGTCGTCGGGTTCATCGTCCAGGTCAGCCGCAGGCAACCTACGGGGTTGCCCACCGACTCCGACGCGTACGAGCCCGCGCCTGTCCGTCGCGGCCCGGAAACCCTCGCGCGGGCAGCCGAACTCGGGTTGGTCGAGATCGGCGACGCCAGCCGTGACCCCAGGGCCGCGATCATCGCGTGCTATGCCGCGATGGAGCGCGGACTGGCGCACGCTCCCGGCGCGATGCCGCTGGCTTCCGACACCCCGTCGGAGGTGCTGGCCCGCGCGGTGGATCACCATGCCGTCTCCGGCGCGGGCGCAACGGAATTGGTCGAGTTGTTCACGGAGGCGCGGTTCAGCCCGCACGTGATGACCGAAGCCCACCGCGACAGTGCCGTGGCCGCCCTGCGTCAGGTGCTCGCCGATCTGCGGAGTGTGCCGTGA
- a CDS encoding AAA family ATPase, with the protein MPPAATTAHAVLDEIERVVVGKRDALTLILTALLARGHVLIEDLPGLGKTLIARSFAAALGLKFTRVQFTPDLLPADLLGSTVYDMQSGRFEFRAGPIFTNLLLADEINRTPPKTQAALLEAMAEQQVSIDGQTHPLPAPFIVLATDNPIEYEGTYPLPEAQLDRFAIRLELRYLTEQDEKVMLRRRLDRGSAAAAVHQVVDGPQFLAMREAVEQVTVHDDVLQYVVALAGATRHHPQVAVGASPRSELDLVQLARARALLLGRDYVIPEDVKTLAVPAMAHRISLRPEMWVRSIHGSDVMGELLRRLPVPRATP; encoded by the coding sequence TTGCCCCCGGCCGCCACCACGGCGCATGCCGTGCTCGACGAGATCGAGCGGGTCGTCGTCGGCAAACGTGACGCGCTGACGCTCATCCTCACCGCGCTGCTCGCGCGTGGGCACGTGTTGATCGAAGACCTCCCCGGCCTGGGCAAGACGTTGATCGCGCGGTCGTTCGCCGCGGCCCTCGGCCTGAAATTCACCCGGGTGCAGTTCACGCCGGACCTGTTGCCTGCCGATCTGCTCGGGTCGACCGTGTACGACATGCAGTCGGGCCGGTTCGAATTCCGGGCCGGCCCCATCTTCACCAATCTGCTGCTGGCCGACGAGATCAACCGCACGCCGCCCAAGACCCAGGCCGCGCTGCTTGAGGCCATGGCCGAACAGCAGGTCAGCATCGACGGCCAGACCCACCCGCTGCCGGCCCCGTTCATCGTGCTGGCCACCGACAATCCGATCGAATACGAGGGCACCTACCCGCTGCCCGAGGCCCAGCTGGACCGCTTCGCGATCCGGCTCGAGCTCAGATATCTCACCGAGCAGGACGAGAAGGTCATGCTGCGGCGCAGGCTGGACCGGGGTTCGGCCGCGGCCGCGGTCCACCAGGTCGTCGACGGCCCGCAGTTCCTGGCCATGCGCGAGGCCGTCGAGCAGGTCACGGTGCACGACGACGTGCTGCAATACGTAGTGGCGCTCGCGGGCGCGACGCGGCACCATCCGCAGGTCGCGGTGGGCGCGAGCCCCCGGTCCGAACTCGACCTGGTGCAGCTCGCGCGGGCCCGGGCGCTGCTGCTGGGGCGCGACTACGTGATACCCGAGGACGTCAAGACCCTGGCGGTGCCCGCGATGGCGCACCGCATAAGCCTGCGGCCCGAAATGTGGGTGCGCAGCATCCACGGCTCCGACGTGATGGGTGAGCTGTTGCGCCGCCTGCCGGTCCCGCGGGCGACACCGTGA
- a CDS encoding DUF58 domain-containing protein: protein MTAVDVELQWRPAPLAKALATVVAVALGAAVIGARWQLIAFAAPLIGVLCSIHWQRRAADVRVHGEPGAVRCFEGETAALTVHATVDAGGTDCALQIDSVDGMRLDVVDATRTRVAVAGTAERWGRYPARATVDVLAPGGLRAGRGVVDAAEFYVFPLAAPQGTAIPHTELPDRLGAHLTRHTGPGVEYADVRPYVPGDHLRTVNWPVSARRGRLHVTERLTDRGADVVVLIDTHDQAPGPATDATERIARGAAQVVQSALRNGDRAGIVALGGRQPRWLGVDIGRRQFYRVLDTVLAAGSGFETTTGTLAPRAAVPPGSVVIAISTLLSTEFALALIELSKRGHAVVAVDVLEGAPFTGDLDPLIARMWALERSTMYRDMGTIGIDVVRWRPDTGLQDAMRLIPDRHRRR from the coding sequence GTGACCGCGGTCGACGTCGAACTGCAATGGCGCCCCGCACCTTTGGCGAAGGCGCTGGCCACCGTGGTGGCGGTCGCACTCGGCGCTGCGGTGATCGGGGCACGGTGGCAGCTGATCGCGTTCGCCGCACCGCTCATCGGCGTCTTGTGTTCGATTCACTGGCAGCGGCGCGCGGCCGACGTGCGCGTGCACGGCGAACCCGGCGCGGTGCGGTGTTTCGAGGGAGAGACCGCTGCGCTCACGGTGCACGCGACCGTCGATGCCGGCGGAACGGATTGCGCGCTGCAGATCGACAGCGTCGACGGCATGCGGCTCGACGTGGTCGACGCCACCCGCACCCGGGTTGCGGTCGCCGGCACAGCCGAGCGCTGGGGCCGATATCCGGCGCGGGCCACCGTCGACGTCTTGGCCCCCGGTGGGCTTCGGGCCGGGCGCGGCGTCGTCGACGCGGCCGAGTTCTACGTCTTTCCGCTCGCGGCGCCACAGGGCACGGCGATCCCGCACACCGAGTTGCCCGACCGGCTCGGGGCGCATCTGACCCGGCACACGGGACCGGGCGTCGAATATGCCGACGTGCGTCCGTACGTGCCCGGCGACCACCTGCGTACCGTGAACTGGCCGGTGAGCGCACGTCGCGGCCGCCTGCACGTCACGGAACGGTTGACCGACCGCGGCGCCGACGTGGTCGTGCTGATCGACACGCACGACCAGGCGCCCGGCCCGGCCACCGATGCCACCGAACGCATCGCCCGGGGCGCCGCCCAGGTCGTGCAGAGCGCGCTGCGCAACGGTGACCGCGCGGGCATCGTCGCGCTCGGCGGCAGGCAGCCCCGCTGGCTCGGGGTCGACATCGGGCGCAGGCAGTTCTATCGCGTGCTCGACACCGTACTGGCTGCGGGCAGCGGATTCGAAACCACCACAGGCACATTGGCGCCGCGTGCCGCGGTGCCGCCGGGATCCGTGGTGATCGCGATCTCGACCCTGCTCAGCACTGAGTTCGCGCTGGCGTTGATCGAACTGAGCAAGCGAGGGCATGCCGTGGTGGCCGTCGACGTCCTCGAAGGCGCCCCGTTCACGGGTGACCTGGACCCCCTCATCGCGCGAATGTGGGCCCTCGAGCGCTCGACGATGTACCGCGACATGGGCACGATCGGGATCGACGTGGTGCGCTGGCGACCCGACACGGGCCTGCAGGACGCGATGCGGCTGATCCCCGACCGGCACCGGCGGCGATGA